One part of the Humulus lupulus chromosome 9, drHumLupu1.1, whole genome shotgun sequence genome encodes these proteins:
- the LOC133799798 gene encoding uncharacterized protein LOC133799798, with protein MDSWIFARKWPNILHGPQLNILCGCNNGWKCSIVGFIFNNALVENTMAKLNRFMNQYFLLIACLQLWSLITPVNPASTWGPLIFIFEVSATKEAWHDYHRFLSDKKANEKEVWVVRQGIKKHVQAQDIHVGNIVWLRENDEVPCDLVLIGTSDPQGMCYVETSALDGETDLKTRFIPSACMGIDLEVLHKIKGVIECPVHDKDIRRYDENLRLFRPFIDNDLCPLTIKNTILQSCYLRNTEWACGVAVYTGKFGVSSCVKEAGIGFMMPPTYHPAMKVVRLVRKKLKVKTVFNILGPMLNPARVPYAIVGVYAEDLDLDQDSKYSKTGKFYSSSTLYPWCKTLSIQFGIFFSITHKGKYLQCCEQDHFSSKSVPFFRFVFFFYIFISALFVSLGSLSLSISHSSLFLHFLTISTSKFQNNTSREVVEHQNIANDLKFQQFIVYKPQNAGAVEGQIIKTIGFLNYFFLLVLDAKVFVPSYPKSLTELMGKSSILLINGSLQRIIHGLVGGFFKSPQLKAQITRDMYKYVQESMTNWSHD; from the exons ATGGACAG TTGGATCTTTGCCAGAAAATGGCCGAACATCTTGCATGGACCACAGTTAAATATATTATGTGGCTGTAATAATGGCTGGAAATGCTCTATTGTTGGCTTTATATTCAATAATGCTTTGGTGGAGAACACAATGGCAAAGCTCAA CCGCTTCATGAACCAGTACTTTTTGCTAATAGCATGCCTTCAGTTATGGTCTCTTATTACTCCAGTAAATCCTGCCAGTACATGGGGTCCACttattttcatttttgaagttTCTGCAACAAAAGAGGCATGGCATGATTACCACAGATTTCTTTCAGACAAGAAAGCGAATGAGAAAGAAGTTTGGGTTGTGAGGCAGGGCATAAAGAAACAT GTTCAAGCACAGGATATTCATGTGGGTAATATAGTATGGCTCCGAGAGAATGATGAAGTGCCATGTGATCTGGTTTTGATTGGGACATCTGATCCGCAAGGAATGTGCTATGTTGAG ACTTCTGCTCTAGATGGTGAAACTGATCTAAAGACCAGGTTTATTCCCTCAGCATGCATGGGCATTGATCTAGAAGTCTTGCACAAAATCAAG gGTGTGATTGAGTGCCCTGTTCATGACAAGGACATTAGAAGATATGATGAAAATTTACGATTGTTTCGTCCTTTTATTGATAACGATCTGTGCCCATTAACCATTAAAAACACAATTCTTCAGTCATGTTACTTGCGTAATACCGAATGGGCATGTGGAGTAGCTGTTTATACAGGCAAGTTT GGAGTTTCAAGCTGTGTGAAAGAAGCAGGCATTGGATTTATGATGCCTCCAACATATCATCCAGCAATGAAGGTTGTCCGCTTAGTCAGGAAAAAGCTGAAAGTAAAAACTGTATTTAATATATTGGGCCCTATGTTAAACCCAGCTAGAGTACCATATGCTATTGTGGGGGTCTATGCAGAAGATTTG GACCTTGATCAAGACTCCAA ATATTCTAAGACTGGTaaattttattcttcttctaCATTGTACCCTTGGTGCAAAACATTGTCAATTcagtttggtatttttttttcaataactcataaaggaaaatatttacaatgtTGTGAGCAGGACCATTTCAGCTCAAAATCTGTCCCATTTTTcaggtttgtattttttttctacatttttatttctgctctctttgtctctctcggctccctctctctctctatctctcactcaTCTCTTTTTTTGCATTTCTTAACTATTTCTACCAGCAAGTTTCAGAATAATACTTCGAGGGAAGTTGTGGAACATCAAAATATCGCTAATGATCTCAAATTTCAACAATTTATTGTGTATAAACCTCAGAATGCAGGAGCTGTTGAG GGTCAAATTATAAAAACTATTGGGTTTCTTAACTACTTCTTTCTGTTGGTACTTGATGCAAAGGTTTTTGTGCCTTCTTACCCAAAATCTCTGACTGAGTTGATGGGAAAGTCTTCTATTTTGCTTATCAATGGAAGCTTGCAAAGGATAATCCATGGACTAGTGGGTGGCTTCTTTAAATCTCCACAGCTCAAGGCTCAAATCACCAGAGACATGTACAAGTATGTCCAAGAATCTATGACAAATTGGAGCCATGATTGA
- the LOC133799799 gene encoding meiotic nuclear division protein 1 homolog: protein MMLVEQPEFMVQSKELLDLKVIRWSILPWDMLTQKVRDKAMSARVHTIHGKPDKKRGSQVYFWSLPRCAGNQLRNVTRKLESDLHSSKKRFAKLAEQCESLKKGREASDEREEALNELKSIQQKHTELKEEMEQYADNDPAAFEAMSSDFLLRPKL, encoded by the exons ATGATGCTAGTTGAGCAGCCAGAATTTATGGTTCAGTCaaaggagttacttgatttaaaAGTGATCAGATGGAGCATCTTACCATGGGACATGTTAACGCAAAAGGTTAGGGACAAGGCCATGTCTGCGAGAGTACATACTATCCATGGGAAGCCGGATAAG AAGCGGGGATCACAG gTGTATTTTTGGAGTCTTCCTAGATGTGCTGGAAATCAG CTGAGAAATGTAACTCGCAAACTAGAATCTGATCTTCATAGCAGTAAGAAGCGGTTTGCAAAACTTGCTGAGCAGTGTGAATCGTTAAAGAAGGGGCGAGAGGCATCT GATGAAAGAGAGGAGGCTTTAAATGAGTTGAAATCCATTCAGCAAAAGCATACTGAGCTGAAG gaAGAAATGGAACAATATGCGGACAATGATCCAGCTGCCTTTGAAGCAATGAGTTCAGACTTTCTTCTTAGGCCTAAACTCTAG